The Salvelinus alpinus chromosome 3, SLU_Salpinus.1, whole genome shotgun sequence genome segment ATCATCATTTGGTTACAATGgtaagggtgtgtttgtgtgtgtgtgtgttaagaggCACACTTACTCTCCAGGTAGTTACGGGCGACAAACTTCAACACCTCGTCAATCAGGATAACAGGGAAAGAGAGTTTCAGGACAATCAACCATTGCTCCACGTTCAAGTGAGTCAACTTGAAGACCATCTGGGcgggagaagggaagagaagaaCACAGGGTTATTAGGGAAGAACAACTGACAAACTACTGACAGAAAATACTCAGTAGTGTCTTCTGAGCAATATAAATGTCAAATTTATTAAGCATATAAGCATATGATGGGACCATTTCCCCAGTGACAGAGGACTGTGATTAGACCGTTTCCACAGTGACAGAGGACTGTGATGAGACCATTTCCACGGTGACAGAGGACTGTGATGAGACCTTTTCCACAGTGACAGTACTTACGGGCAGGGGGTCGACGTAGATGATCATGAAGTGAAGGGACATGGAGAGAGCCATGGCTCCAACCAGCCACAAGTTGCTCCATGGGGGCATGCGCACCAGAGACTGGTTCTCAGACAAGCTTTAAGGGAGGGGGGTTAAAGGAGACAATTTAACATCAcatgattagtgtgtgtgtgtgtgtacgcgagTGCATGCCTCtgcgtgtgcttgtgtgtctgtgctcttgcatctgtgtgtgtgtgtgtgtgtgtgtgtgtgtgtgtgtgtgtgtgtgtgtgtgtgtgtgtgtgtgtgtgtgtgtgtgtgtgtgtgtgtgtgtgtgtgtgtgtgtgtgtgtgtgtgtgtgtgtgtgtgtgtctgtgtgtctgtgctcttgcaTCTgtatgtgtatgagtgtgtgtctgtgcatgtgcctGTGCGTGTGCATTCTGCGTCTGACCTGTTGAGGGCATTGGACATCTCAATGGTGACCAGCACGGACAGAGCCATCGTCATAGGGGGAGAGGCCTCGAACACCTTGCATGCAATGCCGGTGAAGTCTTCGTTCTCGCCGTGGCACTGCATGAAGTGGGACAGCTGGTGGAAGGTGACTCCGGGGCCGGTGGGATCGTACATGAACCACCAGACGGCAGCTGCGACAGTGGCTGCACCGACATATCCTGGTGCGGACCAAAGAGACTTACCGTCAGACACAGACTCAGGTGGTGAACACCTTGGTGGTGTTCAACCAGCCCTTACAGGGCCCTACTAATGCAAAGCAGACAGGGGATATgtcctaaatggtaccctattcccttcatagtgcactacttttgaccagggcccatattccctatatagtgcaaaccTTATAGGCCAAGGACAAAAATAGTGCGCTTtgaagggaataggttgccatttggaacATAAACAGATAGTTCCCCTGTCCTATTCTTCCACACTTACCTCCAATGACCATATATCTGAAGAACAGCCAGCCAGAGATCAGGGGCTCCTTGGCGGAACGGGGGCGGCGGCCCATGATGTCCAGGTCGGGGGGGTTGAAGCCCAGGGCGGTGGCAGGCAGACCATCAGTCACCAGGTTGACCCACAGCAGCTGGACGGGGATAAGAGCCTCGGGCAGACCCAGGGCAGCAGTCAGGAAGATACTGAATGAGTGAAGGGAAGAAAAGGTGGATTGATTGATTTAGATTTTACAAGTGGTTACAAGTTTAAAAAAGTACAAATCCCAGAGAATAATAGATGAAAGCAGACTACagttggagggatggggaggacaAGGAGGAGAGAAGTTAGGTCCCTAAGCTAATGCCTAAGCTTTAGCTTGATGGGCTAACACAATCTGAGAGCCCGGGTTCAAAATTTGGTCCCATACGAACACTCACCAGACGACCTAAGACCTAGGTTTTTAGCTCGATGGGCTAACACAGTATCAGAGAGCCCAGGGTTCGAACCCAGTCCGTCCCATATGGACGGAACACTCACCAGACGACCTCACCAACGTTGGAGGAGATGAGGTAGCGGATGAACTGCTTCATGTTGTTGTAGATGGCGCGGCCCTCCTCGACGGCGGACACGATGGAAGAGAAGTTGTCGTCAGCCAGGACCATCTCAGAGGCAGACTTGGCAACGGCAGTGCCAGAGCCCATGGCGATGCCGATCTCGGCCTTCTTTAGGGCAGGGGCATCGTTCACACCATCACCGGTCTGGTttcaagggagggagagagagagggtcagtcGAAGTGGTGCATTTACAAGTCAGTCATTCAAAGATCGCTGGAGGAACACTCACTTCCAGTGCACTAACAGTTACGTTACAGGGATTTGGGGTAAACTTTTGGATTCACTTGAACTACTATCAAATGTTTGAAGACTTGTGTATTTTATAGTATATAGCATGTGTATCTACACATATGTCTTGGCCTCACCATGGCAGTAATCTCGTCTTGGCCCTGCAGAAACCCAACGATCTTGGACTTATGGGATGGCTCCACACGGGCGTAGCAACTAGCCTTTCTGACAGCATCGCTTTGCATCTCAAATGAGGGCAGGTCGTCGAACTCACGGCCAGTGAAGGCCTTTCCAGTCACATCCTCATCCTCTGTGAAGATGCCAATACGACGGCAGATGGCCACGGCGGTTCCCTTGTTGTCACCTGAGGGAGTCGAAGGGTGACATTAGCCAATCAGATGAAGGATAAAGAGAAAGATGTACTGTGCAGTAATAATGAGCAGGGGCGGAATTGAAGGGGAACTGCGTTTTCAACGTGAAACTCATTTTGACATTTTAGTTGAATTACTGGTGAGTTtacagttgttgttttttacagtAATTTTACAGGAAAAAAATGTTTTCTCTCCAATTCAACCCCAGGTAATATGTGACAACAAAAAACATGTTAATATAACGTGGAATAAAGACGTCTATGTACACAGAGATATAAACACAATAGACACGTGATAGCACAGACACAACAAAAACCATTGTGGATGCAACAACACTTTCAACACAGAAGCAAAAAAACAGACAAGTATAATATGTACTTAAGAACGGACACGACACAAACTAGATCAAACTCACAGGAGATTGTAATATTTACTTAGAAACAGACGACACAAACTAGATCAAACTAGAAACATATACACAATCCCTTTGTAAAGGAAGATGGTCTGTATTGGGAATGGGTGCTAGAGAGGAGGTAGTGGTACACTAACCAGTGATCATGATGACGCGGATTCCAGCAGCTTTGCATAACAGAATGGCGGGCGTAACCTCCTTCCTCGGGGGATCCAGCATACCAACGCAGCCAACGAAGGTCAGGTCAGTCTGGGGacgagaggagtgagggagaaaggTGAGGATGAGTCAAAACCAACTTGGATATACCTGGCTAGACATCCATCCAAAAAAAGGTGTCCATCCATGTATCTGTCCATGTATCCATCCCATCCTCTCATCTATCCATCCTGCTGTCCACCCATCTATCTACAGAGGGAAATATTTCTTCCTCACCTCGTAATCAATGAACTTGGTGGCATCCTCAAGCTTCATCTCCTCGACTTTCAGGGGGGTGTCACGGGTGGCAAGGGCCAGGCAACGCAGGGTATCGCGGCCGCAACCCCATTCCTTGATCACAGCCAAAATCTTGTCCTTGACGGCGCTAGTCAGGGGAATGCGGGTGGTGCCAACGCGAACATAGGCACATCTGTCAATCACACCCTCGGGGGCACCCTATTGAGTGAGGAGGAAACGGAGAGAGGTTGGGTTTTCACAAAGGGACCAAATCAAACTCCTTCCATTACCGCTTTGAAAATACAGCTGTCAGTAGAACTGTTGAGAGACTATAATTTAGTGGCGAATAAACTACTTGCAACGGAACAATAAGGCATAAGCCCATGTTTGACACAACAGCATTAGAGGAAGAGGACTAGAAGAAGAGAGCtagaaagtggagagagagagaggagctgacctTCACAAACATCTTAGCTCCACCATCGCCTTTGGCGGGGGTGCAGTACACAGACATGGACTTCCTGTCACGGGAGAACTCCAGGGTGAATTCCTTCTTCATCAGCTGCTTGATCACAGCACAACAGGCATTGGCTCTATCAGGCTTGGAGAGGCCTGTAACTTTGGAGTTGAACACGTTCATCTTTTCAACCAGGCAGCACATGGCAGTCTCGGTGGCCTCGCCCACTTTCTCATAGATCTTCTTGGCCTGGAGGGAAGGGAGATAAGTAGAGATGAAGTGTCCGAGGAAAGAAGTTAAGAAGAGGCAGAGGGTAGAATCTACAGCAACGGAACACCTTCGTAATCATAAAACATGTTATTATGATGTTATGTTAGACATGACTGCAGGGAGTACATTTCAGTTGCCAAGCGGAAAAGGTTGtggtttgaatacccgagctgacaaggtgaaaaatctgtcaatgtgcccttgagaaaggcacttaaccctaatttgctcccgGGGTGCCGTActtctatggctgaccctgtaaaacaacaaatgTCACTGCACCTATCCGCTGTATGTGACAACTAAACAACAAAATTCAAAGCTTTGTCACAATGACTTTGTCAGAGCATAAATATGTGTTAGCCATGTCGTTTTATCTGTGTTTAGGGGACTACAGAAGAAAATGATGGGAAACTTGATGGGAAAACTTGATGGGAAAACTGAACTATTGATGGATGGAATGAATGAATGGTGCGCTGTCCCTGCCTACTACTGtgataaataaataacaaacaaATCAATTCATTACATCGTTGTAGTCCAGAGAGGAGTCATTGCACAGGGCGCTGATGGTTGCCAGCTCAACAAGGCCATCATAGGATCCGCAGGGGGTCTTAGCACCTCCCTGGGAGCtaagagagggaagagatagagaggtggAAGAAAAAGGGAGAATAGAGAAGGAAGATATAGGCAGAATAGAGAAAGAGGGAATAAAGAGAATATGCGTTCACATAATTGTCATGTGAGGCTCAGTAGCTTGAATGGTACCTATGTCGTAAAGTTAACGCTGGTTGCCACAGAAACGGGACTACTTACACCTCTCCCTCTGGGGTGTACTTGGAGCCGGAGATGTCGAACATGTCCAGGTTGACATGGTCGCCATCGACATTCTTGATGATGAACATCTGGAGAGGAAGAAACAAAGGGAAGTTGTGAAATTACTGTTCAGTTTGTGTATGTGCGTGAGTCTGTCAAGTGTCTGAATGTGCCCAAATTGGTCACATAGTGAACAATATGCTGCCCAATGTCCCAGtgaaatgtgtgtctgtgtacaaaTGTGTCTGTATGTTTCTACTAAGACAACCTTGGCAAGCCACATTAAATCGGTTCGGGGTCCGGATTTGGCCCGTGGGCTGCCAGTTGCAGACCCGTTATAGGGTACTATTGTTCTGTGCAGCACCCACCTTGGTCACACACATCTGGTTGGTGGTCAGGGTTCCGGTCTTGTCAGAGCAGATGACGGAGGTGCAACCCAGGGTCTCCACAGAGGGCAGAGAGCGGACAATGGCGTTCTTCTTGGCCATACGGCGGGTACCGAGAGCCAGGCAGGTAGTGATGACAGCGGGCAAACCTGGTAGAGAGATGATAGTCGAAACCGTGAGTAAATCAAATAGTAGTGATATAGTGAGAATAACATAGTGTGCATTTAGTCACAATGGAATATCACAAATAAAGAGCATTGTGTGAACCGCACATACCTGACCAAAActacacacaaagacacaaagacacacatacacgGGCACGCACATACACGGGCACGCACATACACCGcacaacccatctctcctccaaacacacacagtcatgcccCCTTCCCCTCCCCATGACATCTCTCTTTTCCCTAttcatccttccctccctccatccctctctccctcaccctcggGTATGGCGGCCACAGCCAGGGCAATGGCGATCTTGAAGTAGTAGACGGCACCACGGATCCAGGAACCTCCATGGACGGGATCGTTGAAGTGGCCAATGTTGATCGCCCACACGGCAACACAGATCAGGGAGATGACCTTGGACAGCTGTTCGCCGAACTCATCCAGCTTGGCCTGCAGGGGGGTCTTCTCTTGCTCGGTGGCGACCATCTGGTCGCGGATCTTGCCAATCTCGGTGGCGACGCCGGTAGCCACAACCACGCCAATGGCCCTGCCGGCAGCGACGTTGGTGCCCTGTGGTTGGTAGAGGTGGAAGTGGTGGAGGATAGACCGTGAGAAAATAACGTAGAATTTAGTGTAcaatgttttttacattttttatatggTTATACACTATTTCACACTGTACACCCTGTTGCAAACTGTTATACACTACTGTAGGCCTTCTGTTCATCTAGGAACTAAGATGATTAAGAAAAGTTGACTTGTCATGAATAGAGAACGCTAGAGGGTGTGTTacgaaagagagggaaagactgAGGGCCAGAGTGAGGGATAGAGGTGTAGAAAAAGGATGGAGGCAGGTAGGGAAGAAAAGAAGGATTAAGTGATGGAGGGGAGAAtagaatagagagatagaggtatggagggaaggggagatggagggatactTACAGAGAAAAGCATGTTCTTCTTGtcctggttgacggctctggggTCGGGGACAGGGTCAGTATGCTTGATCACACTGACGGACTCACCTGAGGGGGACCCACAGACAATGGTCAACGAGAGGACACATAACAAGAAAACAGTATGCAAGACAATGCCTTACAGGTGTAAAAAGCACCCTTTCTCACATTTCTTATAGGACTACAATGTAAATAGGTCTTTAGACTTTATTGTGTTCTTTATCCGTAATGATTTTTAATAATGTAACTGTGTATCGTTGTTTTAGTTCCTGCATAGTTAAAACAACATGTTATGTATTATATAGTAGGGAGTCGTGGTGTGTAAGGATCCTCACCAGTAAGAATGGACTGGTCAATGCGGAGGGTGGTGGAACGGATGGCAACAATCCTGATGTCAGCGGGGACTTTGTCACcgactgggggggggggagagataaGTATGCATGCTTAACCTCAACTGACACATTATACACTAACCAATCAGAATAAGCCATAGGAATGCCATAGAAATGACTGACTTGAAGGGCAACAGGTGTACTATGATGAATGAACACCAGTGGGTTATgggagagcggggagagagagagagagggcaagaagGGGAGAAGAGGTGTGGCAGGTGGTAGGGGGGTATTTATACCCAAGATTTTGTTTTCCTTCCCTCAGCATGTTTTCACAGCCGTttgccctctccctccttccctccctctcgctgCCTTATATGGGTAAGAggcctccccatctcccctccatctTGCACTCGTATGTCCTGCTCTTGAGAATCCTCTCAAATATACACTCTGTGGGTACCTAACTTTCTTTCTCAACAGTTTACACAATAAAGCCACTTAACG includes the following:
- the atp2a1l gene encoding ATPase sarcoplasmic/endoplasmic reticulum Ca2+ transporting 1, like isoform X2, translated to MENAHTKTPAECLAFFGVNMETGLTPDQVKKNLAKYGPNALPAEEGKTTWELIVEQFEDLLVRILLLAACISFVLAWFEEGEETVTAFVEPFVILLILIANAVVGVWQERNAEDAIEALKEYEPEMGKVFRTDRKSVQKIKANVMVPGDIVEVSVGDKVPADIRIVAIRSTTLRIDQSILTGESVSVIKHTDPVPDPRAVNQDKKNMLFSGTNVAAGRAIGVVVATGVATEIGKIRDQMVATEQEKTPLQAKLDEFGEQLSKVISLICVAVWAINIGHFNDPVHGGSWIRGAVYYFKIAIALAVAAIPEGLPAVITTCLALGTRRMAKKNAIVRSLPSVETLGCTSVICSDKTGTLTTNQMCVTKMFIIKNVDGDHVNLDMFDISGSKYTPEGEVSQGGAKTPCGSYDGLVELATISALCNDSSLDYNDAKKIYEKVGEATETAMCCLVEKMNVFNSKVTGLSKPDRANACCAVIKQLMKKEFTLEFSRDRKSMSVYCTPAKGDGGAKMFVKGAPEGVIDRCAYVRVGTTRIPLTSAVKDKILAVIKEWGCGRDTLRCLALATRDTPLKVEEMKLEDATKFIDYETDLTFVGCVGMLDPPRKEVTPAILLCKAAGIRVIMITGDNKGTAVAICRRIGIFTEDEDVTGKAFTGREFDDLPSFEMQSDAVRKASCYARVEPSHKSKIVGFLQGQDEITAMTGDGVNDAPALKKAEIGIAMGSGTAVAKSASEMVLADDNFSSIVSAVEEGRAIYNNMKQFIRYLISSNVGEVVCIFLTAALGLPEALIPVQLLWVNLVTDGLPATALGFNPPDLDIMGRRPRSAKEPLISGWLFFRYMVIGGYVGAATVAAAVWWFMYDPTGPGVTFHQLSHFMQCHGENEDFTGIACKVFEASPPMTMALSVLVTIEMSNALNSLSENQSLVRMPPWSNLWLVGAMALSMSLHFMIIYVDPLPMVFKLTHLNVEQWLIVLKLSFPVILIDEVLKFVARNYLEN
- the atp2a1l gene encoding ATPase sarcoplasmic/endoplasmic reticulum Ca2+ transporting 1, like isoform X1, with product MENAHTKTPAECLAFFGVNMETGLTPDQVKKNLAKYGPNALPAEEGKTTWELIVEQFEDLLVRILLLAACISFVLAWFEEGEETVTAFVEPFVILLILIANAVVGVWQERNAEDAIEALKEYEPEMGKVFRTDRKSVQKIKANVMVPGDIVEVSVGDKVPADIRIVAIRSTTLRIDQSILTGESVSVIKHTDPVPDPRAVNQDKKNMLFSGTNVAAGRAIGVVVATGVATEIGKIRDQMVATEQEKTPLQAKLDEFGEQLSKVISLICVAVWAINIGHFNDPVHGGSWIRGAVYYFKIAIALAVAAIPEGLPAVITTCLALGTRRMAKKNAIVRSLPSVETLGCTSVICSDKTGTLTTNQMCVTKMFIIKNVDGDHVNLDMFDISGSKYTPEGEVSQGGAKTPCGSYDGLVELATISALCNDSSLDYNDAKKIYEKVGEATETAMCCLVEKMNVFNSKVTGLSKPDRANACCAVIKQLMKKEFTLEFSRDRKSMSVYCTPAKGDGGAKMFVKGAPEGVIDRCAYVRVGTTRIPLTSAVKDKILAVIKEWGCGRDTLRCLALATRDTPLKVEEMKLEDATKFIDYETDLTFVGCVGMLDPPRKEVTPAILLCKAAGIRVIMITGDNKGTAVAICRRIGIFTEDEDVTGKAFTGREFDDLPSFEMQSDAVRKASCYARVEPSHKSKIVGFLQGQDEITAMTGDGVNDAPALKKAEIGIAMGSGTAVAKSASEMVLADDNFSSIVSAVEEGRAIYNNMKQFIRYLISSNVGEVVCIFLTAALGLPEALIPVQLLWVNLVTDGLPATALGFNPPDLDIMGRRPRSAKEPLISGWLFFRYMVIGGYVGAATVAAAVWWFMYDPTGPGVTFHQLSHFMQCHGENEDFTGIACKVFEASPPMTMALSVLVTIEMSNALNSLSENQSLVRMPPWSNLWLVGAMALSMSLHFMIIYVDPLPMVFKLTHLNVEQWLIVLKLSFPVILIDEVLKFVARNYLEKKIEI